The Candidatus Methylacidithermus pantelleriae genome includes the window CTGGACCGCAGGGATAGCTTAAACGAGGTGGCTTCCTTTTTGGGAGCAAGTTACTTTCGCATGGTAGGGAAAAACCAAGTGTTTGGTCTTTCGGCACGCGGAATTGCCGTCAATACCGTTGCGCAAAAAAAGGAAGAATTTCCTGCTTTTACCGAATTCTGGCTCCGGAAACCTTCTCCCAATGCACGGGAATTGGAGTTCTATGGGCTCTTGGAAGGGGAATCGGTTACGGGAGCCTATCGATTTCGCCTGACTCCTGGCGAAGAGACTCGCCTGACGGTCCGAGCCGTTCTTTTCCTGCGGCGGGAGGTGGAAGAGATGGGCATTGCTCCTCTTACGAGCATGTTCTGGTACGGAGAAAATACCGGGACCACTTTCGGCAATCCCCACCCGGAGGTTCATGATTCCGATGGCCTTCTGGTAGAAAGCTCTTCGGGGGAGTGGGTTTGGAGACCTTTGGATTATGGGAAAACTCGTAGGGTCGAGGACTTTATCCTCATGGATCCCAAAGGATTTGGGCTTCTCCAGCGAGATCGGGAATTTTCCCATTACGACGATCTGGCCATGTTGTACAACAAGCGGCCCAGTGCCTGGGTAGAACCAAGCACCCGCTGGGGGCGGGGGAGGGTGCGGCTGGTCCAGCTACCGACGACGGATGCCAACGTGGATAACGTGGTCGCGTATTGGATCCCCGAAAGTTTCCCGCAGCCAGGAGGGCGTCCTTTGGAGGTGGAATACACAATCGATTGGTTTTCCGATCATCCGCAGCGCCCGCCGCTGGGACGTTGTATCTTGATGCGGGTGGATCATCAGGACGCGCCTAACTTGCGAACCTACATCCTAGACTTTGCAGGAGATCGTCTCAAAAATCTCCCTCCCGATACCCCTTTGGAAGTAAAAGTCACGGCCAGCGAGGGAGGATCCGTCAGTGATGTTCGAGCCGTCAAAAACCCTTTTGATCAATCGTGGCGTGTTACCTTTACTGTATGGTCACAACCC containing:
- a CDS encoding glucan biosynthesis protein translates to MQPSMPLLSKKTLKIHLVFGTITAVLLFILSTQPPRRPAFSFQDVVEMARKKIREPRVLLTVPSFLSNLSYDQYRQIRWREEHTLWRAEGLPFQITFFHLGYLFTQPVLFNQVDDEGVKPIPYLPRFFDFGSLRFPGPLPTRYGYAGFRIFFPLDRRDSLNEVASFLGASYFRMVGKNQVFGLSARGIAVNTVAQKKEEFPAFTEFWLRKPSPNARELEFYGLLEGESVTGAYRFRLTPGEETRLTVRAVLFLRREVEEMGIAPLTSMFWYGENTGTTFGNPHPEVHDSDGLLVESSSGEWVWRPLDYGKTRRVEDFILMDPKGFGLLQRDREFSHYDDLAMLYNKRPSAWVEPSTRWGRGRVRLVQLPTTDANVDNVVAYWIPESFPQPGGRPLEVEYTIDWFSDHPQRPPLGRCILMRVDHQDAPNLRTYILDFAGDRLKNLPPDTPLEVKVTASEGGSVSDVRAVKNPFDQSWRVTFTVWSQPKGPPVHLRCWLVLKGEPLSETWDYIWTP